Proteins encoded by one window of Gambusia affinis linkage group LG17, SWU_Gaff_1.0, whole genome shotgun sequence:
- the thbs4b gene encoding thrombospondin-4-B isoform X3, whose protein sequence is MRKLNRAVLRYLRTDKRMSSVSFNNLVLADGQQHRLLFHLKGLQQQGPGAVELHLDCRLVETVRDLPAAFQGLPAGYGMVELKTMQARDQESLDELKLVVGDSFENVASLQDCHFQQRDSVQTLGVNTKQLSNQMLELTKVINELKDVLIQQVKETSFLRNTISECQACGLGGTEVVKPRCAPGVCFRDDMCIETANGVECAPCPDGYTGDGFNCDDVDECQFNPCFPGVKCVNTAPGFRCDACPLGYVGLPVEGVGILFAQTNKQVCDDIDECKGPDNGGCTANSICHNSVGSFYCGSCKTGFTGDQVRGCEPELSCGNSLTNPCDINAECIRERDGTISCQCGIGWAGNGYLCGKDTDIDGYPDEKLKCKDANCRKDNCIFVPNSGQEDADRDGQGDACDDDADGDGIPNEQDNCRLKPNVDQRNSDADSHGDACDNCRMVNNPDQRDTDGDGKGDACDDDMDGDGVRNFLDNCQRVQNRDQLDRDGDGVGDACDSCPDIPNPNQSDVDNDLVGDSCDTNQDSDGDGHQDTKDNCPLVINSSQLDTDKDGVGDECDDDDDNDGIPDTLPPGPDNCRLVPNPEQIDDNNDGVGDICESDFDQDKVIDRIDNCPENAEVTLTDFRAYQTVVLDPEGDAQIDPNWVVLNQGMEIVQTMNSDPGLAVGYTAFSGVDFEGTFHVNTVTDDDYAGFIFGYQDSSSFYVVMWKQTEQTYWQATPFRAVAEPGIQLKAVKSRSGPGEHLRNSLWHTGDTNDQVRLLWKDPRNVGWKDKVSYRWYLQHRPQVGYIRVRFYEGTQLVADSGVTIDTTMRGGRLGVFCFSQENIIWSNLKYRCNDTIPEDFQEFSAQHTVDSI, encoded by the exons ATGAGGAAGCTCAATCGGG CTGTGTTACGTTACTTGCGGACTGACAAGAGAATGAGCTCTGTTAGCTTCAACAACCTTGTGCTGGCGGACGGCCAGCAGCACCGGCTGTTGTTCCACCTGAAGGGTCTGCAGCAGCAGGGGCCAGGCGCAGTGGAGCTACATCTGGACTGCAGGCTGGTTGAGACAGTCCGGGATCTTCCTGCTGCCTTCCAGGGTTTGCCAGCGGGGTACGGCATGGTGGAGCTAAAGACAATGCAAGCCAGGGATCAG GAGAGCTTAGACGAGCTGAAACTGGTGGTTGGGGACTCATTTGAGAATGTTGCATCATTGCAAGACTGTCATTTTCAGCAAAGAGATTCGGTTCAAACTTTAG GGgtcaacacaaagcagctgtCAAATCAAATGCTGGAGTTAACAAAGGTGATAAACGAGCTTAAAGACGTTCTCATCCAGCAG GTTAAGGAAACATCTTTTCTCCGAAACACTATTTCAGAGTGTCAGGCTTGTG GTCTGGGTGGAACAGAGGTGGTGAAACCGAGATGTGCTCCTGGTGTCTGTTTCCGTGATGATATGTGTATTGAGACAGCAAATGGTGTGGAGTGTGCTCCCTGTCCTGATGGGTACACTGGAGATGGCTTCAACTGTGATGATGTTGATGAG TGCCAGTTTAACCCCTGCTTTCCTGGAGTGAAGTGCGTTAACACCGCCCCTGGCTTCCGCTGCGACGCCTGCCCGCTGGGTTACGTCGGCCTGCCAGTGGAGGGCGTGGGCATTTTGTTCGCTCAAACCAACAAACAG GTCTGCGATGACATTGATGAATGCAAAGGACCCGACAACGGTGGCTGTACTGCAAACTCAATCTGTCACAACTCTGTG GGCTCCTTTTACTGTGGCAGCTGTAAGACTGGATTCACAGGAGATCAGGTGAGGGGCTGTGAGCCAGAGCTCAGCTGTGGAAACAGCCTGACCAACCCCTGCGACATCAACGCCGAGTGCATTCGAGAAAGAGATGGCACTATTTCTTGTCAG TGTGGAATTGGCTGGGCGGGCAACGGATACCTGTGCGGGAAAGACACTGACATTGATGGATACCCGGATGAAAAGCTCAAGTGCAAGGACGCAAACTGTAGAAAG GATAATTGCATCTTTGTTCCTAACTCTGGTCAAGAGGACGCTGACAGGGATGGCCAGGGAGACGCCTGTGATGACGATGCAGATGGTGACGGTATTCCCAATGAGCAG GACAACTGCCGGTTGAAGCCCAACGTGGATCAGAGGAACAGTGATGCAGACAGCCACGGCGATGCCTGTGACAACTGTCGCATGGTGAACAACCCCGACCAGCGGGACACTGACGGGGATGGCAAAGGCGATGCCTGCGACGATGACATGGACGGAGACG GGGTGAGAAATTTTCTGGACAACTGCCAGCGTGTCCAGAACAGAGACCAGCTGGACCGGGATGGAGACGGCGTGGGAGATGCTTGCGACAGCTGCCCTGACATCCCCAATCCAAACCAG TCTGACGTTGATAATGACCTGGTTGGAGACTCGTGCGACACAAaccaagacag CGATGGCGATGGTCACCAGGATACCAAGGACAATTGTCCACTAGTGATTAACAGCTCACAGCTGGACACTGACAAAGACGGGGTGGGAGACGAATGTGACGACGATGATGACAATGATGGGATCCCAGATACTCTACCGCCAGGACCAGACAACTGCAGGCTGGTGCCCAACCCCGAACAGATCGATGACAACA ATGACGGCGTTGGAGATATCTGCGAGTCCGACTTTGACCAGGACAAAGTGATTGACCGGATTGACAATTGCCCTGAGAACGCAGAGGTCACCCTGACAGACTTCAGGGCCTACCAGACAGTGGTGCTGGACCCTGAGGGAGATGCACAGATCGACCCCAACTGGGTTGTCCTCAACCAG GGAATGGAAATAGTTCAGACCATGAACAGTGACCCGGGACTTGCTGTTG GATACACTGCTTTCAGTGGTGTCGACTTTGAGGGGACTTTTCACGTGAACACGGTTACCGACGACGACTATGCCGGCTTCATCTTTGGCTACCAGGACTCGTCGTCCTTCTATGTGGTGATGTGGAAGCAGACTGAGCAGACCTACTGGCAGGCGACCCCTTTCAGAGCTGTGGCCGAGCCAGGCATCCAGCTTAAG GCTGTAAAGTCCAGGTCGGGCCCTGGGGAACACTTGAGAAACTCCCTGTGGCACACAGGAGACACCAACGACCAGGTGCGTCTGCTGTGGAAGGACCCGAGGAACGTTGGCTGGAAGGATAAAGTTTCCTACCGCTGGTATTTGCAGCACCGTCCACAGGTCGGATATATCAG AGTGAGGTTTTACGAGGGAACTCAGCTGGTTGCAGATTCTGGTGTGACTATCGACACAACCATGAGAGGAGGGCGACTCGGCGTGTTCTGCTTCTCACAAGAAAACATCATCTGGTCCAATCTGAAATATCGCTGCAACG ACACCATCCCAGAGGATTTCCAGGAGTTCAGCGCTCAACACACTGTTGACTCAATCTAA
- the thbs4b gene encoding thrombospondin-4-B isoform X2, with the protein MILWTFIILLSQLLLNLCLHAEAQALVYNLLTSPDCLPDLLQGGLAEQGVNEAFILTTFKLQPKTGTTLFGLFNPRDNSKYFEFTVMRKLNRAVLRYLRTDKRMSSVSFNNLVLADGQQHRLLFHLKGLQQQGPGAVELHLDCRLVETVRDLPAAFQGLPAGYGMVELKTMQARDQESLDELKLVVGDSFENVASLQDCHFQQRDSVQTLGVNTKQLSNQMLELTKVINELKDVLIQQVKETSFLRNTISECQACGLGGTEVVKPRCAPGVCFRDDMCIETANGVECAPCPDGYTGDGFNCDDVDECQFNPCFPGVKCVNTAPGFRCDACPLGYVGLPVEGVGILFAQTNKQVCDDIDECKGPDNGGCTANSICHNSVGSFYCGSCKTGFTGDQVRGCEPELSCGNSLTNPCDINAECIRERDGTISCQCGIGWAGNGYLCGKDTDIDGYPDEKLKCKDANCRKDNCIFVPNSGQEDADRDGQGDACDDDADGDGIPNEQDNCRLKPNVDQRNSDADSHGDACDNCRMVNNPDQRDTDGDGKGDACDDDMDGDGVRNFLDNCQRVQNRDQLDRDGDGVGDACDSCPDIPNPNQSDVDNDLVGDSCDTNQDSDGDGHQDTKDNCPLVINSSQLDTDKDGVGDECDDDDDNDGIPDTLPPGPDNCRLVPNPEQIDDNNDGVGDICESDFDQDKVIDRIDNCPENAEVTLTDFRAYQTVVLDPEGDAQIDPNWVVLNQGMEIVQTMNSDPGLAVGYTAFSGVDFEGTFHVNTVTDDDYAGFIFGYQDSSSFYVVMWKQTEQTYWQATPFRAVAEPGIQLKAVKSRSGPGEHLRNSLWHTGDTNDQVRLLWKDPRNVGWKDKVSYRWYLQHRPQVGYIRVRFYEGTQLVADSGVTIDTTMRGGRLGVFCFSQENIIWSNLKYRCNDTIPEDFQEFSAQHTVDSI; encoded by the exons TCTACAATCTGCTCACCTCGCCTGACTGCTTGCCAGACCTGCTGCAGGGAGGTTTGGCTGAACAAGGGGTGAACGAGGCTTTCATCTTAACCACCTTCAAGCTGCAGCCCAAGACTGGAACCACACTGTTTGGCTTGTTCAACCCAAGGGACAACAGCAAGTATTTTGAGTTCACCGTAATGAGGAAGCTCAATCGGG CTGTGTTACGTTACTTGCGGACTGACAAGAGAATGAGCTCTGTTAGCTTCAACAACCTTGTGCTGGCGGACGGCCAGCAGCACCGGCTGTTGTTCCACCTGAAGGGTCTGCAGCAGCAGGGGCCAGGCGCAGTGGAGCTACATCTGGACTGCAGGCTGGTTGAGACAGTCCGGGATCTTCCTGCTGCCTTCCAGGGTTTGCCAGCGGGGTACGGCATGGTGGAGCTAAAGACAATGCAAGCCAGGGATCAG GAGAGCTTAGACGAGCTGAAACTGGTGGTTGGGGACTCATTTGAGAATGTTGCATCATTGCAAGACTGTCATTTTCAGCAAAGAGATTCGGTTCAAACTTTAG GGgtcaacacaaagcagctgtCAAATCAAATGCTGGAGTTAACAAAGGTGATAAACGAGCTTAAAGACGTTCTCATCCAGCAG GTTAAGGAAACATCTTTTCTCCGAAACACTATTTCAGAGTGTCAGGCTTGTG GTCTGGGTGGAACAGAGGTGGTGAAACCGAGATGTGCTCCTGGTGTCTGTTTCCGTGATGATATGTGTATTGAGACAGCAAATGGTGTGGAGTGTGCTCCCTGTCCTGATGGGTACACTGGAGATGGCTTCAACTGTGATGATGTTGATGAG TGCCAGTTTAACCCCTGCTTTCCTGGAGTGAAGTGCGTTAACACCGCCCCTGGCTTCCGCTGCGACGCCTGCCCGCTGGGTTACGTCGGCCTGCCAGTGGAGGGCGTGGGCATTTTGTTCGCTCAAACCAACAAACAG GTCTGCGATGACATTGATGAATGCAAAGGACCCGACAACGGTGGCTGTACTGCAAACTCAATCTGTCACAACTCTGTG GGCTCCTTTTACTGTGGCAGCTGTAAGACTGGATTCACAGGAGATCAGGTGAGGGGCTGTGAGCCAGAGCTCAGCTGTGGAAACAGCCTGACCAACCCCTGCGACATCAACGCCGAGTGCATTCGAGAAAGAGATGGCACTATTTCTTGTCAG TGTGGAATTGGCTGGGCGGGCAACGGATACCTGTGCGGGAAAGACACTGACATTGATGGATACCCGGATGAAAAGCTCAAGTGCAAGGACGCAAACTGTAGAAAG GATAATTGCATCTTTGTTCCTAACTCTGGTCAAGAGGACGCTGACAGGGATGGCCAGGGAGACGCCTGTGATGACGATGCAGATGGTGACGGTATTCCCAATGAGCAG GACAACTGCCGGTTGAAGCCCAACGTGGATCAGAGGAACAGTGATGCAGACAGCCACGGCGATGCCTGTGACAACTGTCGCATGGTGAACAACCCCGACCAGCGGGACACTGACGGGGATGGCAAAGGCGATGCCTGCGACGATGACATGGACGGAGACG GGGTGAGAAATTTTCTGGACAACTGCCAGCGTGTCCAGAACAGAGACCAGCTGGACCGGGATGGAGACGGCGTGGGAGATGCTTGCGACAGCTGCCCTGACATCCCCAATCCAAACCAG TCTGACGTTGATAATGACCTGGTTGGAGACTCGTGCGACACAAaccaagacag CGATGGCGATGGTCACCAGGATACCAAGGACAATTGTCCACTAGTGATTAACAGCTCACAGCTGGACACTGACAAAGACGGGGTGGGAGACGAATGTGACGACGATGATGACAATGATGGGATCCCAGATACTCTACCGCCAGGACCAGACAACTGCAGGCTGGTGCCCAACCCCGAACAGATCGATGACAACA ATGACGGCGTTGGAGATATCTGCGAGTCCGACTTTGACCAGGACAAAGTGATTGACCGGATTGACAATTGCCCTGAGAACGCAGAGGTCACCCTGACAGACTTCAGGGCCTACCAGACAGTGGTGCTGGACCCTGAGGGAGATGCACAGATCGACCCCAACTGGGTTGTCCTCAACCAG GGAATGGAAATAGTTCAGACCATGAACAGTGACCCGGGACTTGCTGTTG GATACACTGCTTTCAGTGGTGTCGACTTTGAGGGGACTTTTCACGTGAACACGGTTACCGACGACGACTATGCCGGCTTCATCTTTGGCTACCAGGACTCGTCGTCCTTCTATGTGGTGATGTGGAAGCAGACTGAGCAGACCTACTGGCAGGCGACCCCTTTCAGAGCTGTGGCCGAGCCAGGCATCCAGCTTAAG GCTGTAAAGTCCAGGTCGGGCCCTGGGGAACACTTGAGAAACTCCCTGTGGCACACAGGAGACACCAACGACCAGGTGCGTCTGCTGTGGAAGGACCCGAGGAACGTTGGCTGGAAGGATAAAGTTTCCTACCGCTGGTATTTGCAGCACCGTCCACAGGTCGGATATATCAG AGTGAGGTTTTACGAGGGAACTCAGCTGGTTGCAGATTCTGGTGTGACTATCGACACAACCATGAGAGGAGGGCGACTCGGCGTGTTCTGCTTCTCACAAGAAAACATCATCTGGTCCAATCTGAAATATCGCTGCAACG ACACCATCCCAGAGGATTTCCAGGAGTTCAGCGCTCAACACACTGTTGACTCAATCTAA
- the thbs4b gene encoding thrombospondin-4-B isoform X1 → MILWTFIILLSQLLLNLCLHAEAQALAVYNLLTSPDCLPDLLQGGLAEQGVNEAFILTTFKLQPKTGTTLFGLFNPRDNSKYFEFTVMRKLNRAVLRYLRTDKRMSSVSFNNLVLADGQQHRLLFHLKGLQQQGPGAVELHLDCRLVETVRDLPAAFQGLPAGYGMVELKTMQARDQESLDELKLVVGDSFENVASLQDCHFQQRDSVQTLGVNTKQLSNQMLELTKVINELKDVLIQQVKETSFLRNTISECQACGLGGTEVVKPRCAPGVCFRDDMCIETANGVECAPCPDGYTGDGFNCDDVDECQFNPCFPGVKCVNTAPGFRCDACPLGYVGLPVEGVGILFAQTNKQVCDDIDECKGPDNGGCTANSICHNSVGSFYCGSCKTGFTGDQVRGCEPELSCGNSLTNPCDINAECIRERDGTISCQCGIGWAGNGYLCGKDTDIDGYPDEKLKCKDANCRKDNCIFVPNSGQEDADRDGQGDACDDDADGDGIPNEQDNCRLKPNVDQRNSDADSHGDACDNCRMVNNPDQRDTDGDGKGDACDDDMDGDGVRNFLDNCQRVQNRDQLDRDGDGVGDACDSCPDIPNPNQSDVDNDLVGDSCDTNQDSDGDGHQDTKDNCPLVINSSQLDTDKDGVGDECDDDDDNDGIPDTLPPGPDNCRLVPNPEQIDDNNDGVGDICESDFDQDKVIDRIDNCPENAEVTLTDFRAYQTVVLDPEGDAQIDPNWVVLNQGMEIVQTMNSDPGLAVGYTAFSGVDFEGTFHVNTVTDDDYAGFIFGYQDSSSFYVVMWKQTEQTYWQATPFRAVAEPGIQLKAVKSRSGPGEHLRNSLWHTGDTNDQVRLLWKDPRNVGWKDKVSYRWYLQHRPQVGYIRVRFYEGTQLVADSGVTIDTTMRGGRLGVFCFSQENIIWSNLKYRCNDTIPEDFQEFSAQHTVDSI, encoded by the exons CAGTCTACAATCTGCTCACCTCGCCTGACTGCTTGCCAGACCTGCTGCAGGGAGGTTTGGCTGAACAAGGGGTGAACGAGGCTTTCATCTTAACCACCTTCAAGCTGCAGCCCAAGACTGGAACCACACTGTTTGGCTTGTTCAACCCAAGGGACAACAGCAAGTATTTTGAGTTCACCGTAATGAGGAAGCTCAATCGGG CTGTGTTACGTTACTTGCGGACTGACAAGAGAATGAGCTCTGTTAGCTTCAACAACCTTGTGCTGGCGGACGGCCAGCAGCACCGGCTGTTGTTCCACCTGAAGGGTCTGCAGCAGCAGGGGCCAGGCGCAGTGGAGCTACATCTGGACTGCAGGCTGGTTGAGACAGTCCGGGATCTTCCTGCTGCCTTCCAGGGTTTGCCAGCGGGGTACGGCATGGTGGAGCTAAAGACAATGCAAGCCAGGGATCAG GAGAGCTTAGACGAGCTGAAACTGGTGGTTGGGGACTCATTTGAGAATGTTGCATCATTGCAAGACTGTCATTTTCAGCAAAGAGATTCGGTTCAAACTTTAG GGgtcaacacaaagcagctgtCAAATCAAATGCTGGAGTTAACAAAGGTGATAAACGAGCTTAAAGACGTTCTCATCCAGCAG GTTAAGGAAACATCTTTTCTCCGAAACACTATTTCAGAGTGTCAGGCTTGTG GTCTGGGTGGAACAGAGGTGGTGAAACCGAGATGTGCTCCTGGTGTCTGTTTCCGTGATGATATGTGTATTGAGACAGCAAATGGTGTGGAGTGTGCTCCCTGTCCTGATGGGTACACTGGAGATGGCTTCAACTGTGATGATGTTGATGAG TGCCAGTTTAACCCCTGCTTTCCTGGAGTGAAGTGCGTTAACACCGCCCCTGGCTTCCGCTGCGACGCCTGCCCGCTGGGTTACGTCGGCCTGCCAGTGGAGGGCGTGGGCATTTTGTTCGCTCAAACCAACAAACAG GTCTGCGATGACATTGATGAATGCAAAGGACCCGACAACGGTGGCTGTACTGCAAACTCAATCTGTCACAACTCTGTG GGCTCCTTTTACTGTGGCAGCTGTAAGACTGGATTCACAGGAGATCAGGTGAGGGGCTGTGAGCCAGAGCTCAGCTGTGGAAACAGCCTGACCAACCCCTGCGACATCAACGCCGAGTGCATTCGAGAAAGAGATGGCACTATTTCTTGTCAG TGTGGAATTGGCTGGGCGGGCAACGGATACCTGTGCGGGAAAGACACTGACATTGATGGATACCCGGATGAAAAGCTCAAGTGCAAGGACGCAAACTGTAGAAAG GATAATTGCATCTTTGTTCCTAACTCTGGTCAAGAGGACGCTGACAGGGATGGCCAGGGAGACGCCTGTGATGACGATGCAGATGGTGACGGTATTCCCAATGAGCAG GACAACTGCCGGTTGAAGCCCAACGTGGATCAGAGGAACAGTGATGCAGACAGCCACGGCGATGCCTGTGACAACTGTCGCATGGTGAACAACCCCGACCAGCGGGACACTGACGGGGATGGCAAAGGCGATGCCTGCGACGATGACATGGACGGAGACG GGGTGAGAAATTTTCTGGACAACTGCCAGCGTGTCCAGAACAGAGACCAGCTGGACCGGGATGGAGACGGCGTGGGAGATGCTTGCGACAGCTGCCCTGACATCCCCAATCCAAACCAG TCTGACGTTGATAATGACCTGGTTGGAGACTCGTGCGACACAAaccaagacag CGATGGCGATGGTCACCAGGATACCAAGGACAATTGTCCACTAGTGATTAACAGCTCACAGCTGGACACTGACAAAGACGGGGTGGGAGACGAATGTGACGACGATGATGACAATGATGGGATCCCAGATACTCTACCGCCAGGACCAGACAACTGCAGGCTGGTGCCCAACCCCGAACAGATCGATGACAACA ATGACGGCGTTGGAGATATCTGCGAGTCCGACTTTGACCAGGACAAAGTGATTGACCGGATTGACAATTGCCCTGAGAACGCAGAGGTCACCCTGACAGACTTCAGGGCCTACCAGACAGTGGTGCTGGACCCTGAGGGAGATGCACAGATCGACCCCAACTGGGTTGTCCTCAACCAG GGAATGGAAATAGTTCAGACCATGAACAGTGACCCGGGACTTGCTGTTG GATACACTGCTTTCAGTGGTGTCGACTTTGAGGGGACTTTTCACGTGAACACGGTTACCGACGACGACTATGCCGGCTTCATCTTTGGCTACCAGGACTCGTCGTCCTTCTATGTGGTGATGTGGAAGCAGACTGAGCAGACCTACTGGCAGGCGACCCCTTTCAGAGCTGTGGCCGAGCCAGGCATCCAGCTTAAG GCTGTAAAGTCCAGGTCGGGCCCTGGGGAACACTTGAGAAACTCCCTGTGGCACACAGGAGACACCAACGACCAGGTGCGTCTGCTGTGGAAGGACCCGAGGAACGTTGGCTGGAAGGATAAAGTTTCCTACCGCTGGTATTTGCAGCACCGTCCACAGGTCGGATATATCAG AGTGAGGTTTTACGAGGGAACTCAGCTGGTTGCAGATTCTGGTGTGACTATCGACACAACCATGAGAGGAGGGCGACTCGGCGTGTTCTGCTTCTCACAAGAAAACATCATCTGGTCCAATCTGAAATATCGCTGCAACG ACACCATCCCAGAGGATTTCCAGGAGTTCAGCGCTCAACACACTGTTGACTCAATCTAA